From a region of the Phaseolus vulgaris cultivar G19833 chromosome 6, P. vulgaris v2.0, whole genome shotgun sequence genome:
- the LOC137832569 gene encoding VQ motif-containing protein 4-like, whose translation MDSNHSISPRQHENQKPWQGLQSPKPVARSEPGSPYPTTFVQADTSSFKQVVQMLTGSSETAKQASSKPVANPTHSIPPMKSVPNKKQQFKLYERRTNSLKNNLNINPLTSFFSPRKPDMLSPSILDFPALVLSPVTPLIPDPFDRSNAPPSLDSQAEDKAIKEKGFFLHPSPASTPRDAEPRLLPLFPTTSPRASGPSSSSSTAAS comes from the coding sequence ATGGATTCAAATCATTCTATATCCCCAAGACAGCATGAGAATCAGAAACCATGGCAGGGGCTGCAATCTCCCAAACCCGTTGCTAGATCCGAACCCGGGAGCCCGTACCCGACAACGTTCGTCCAAGCCGACACGTCGTCGTTCAAGCAAGTAGTCCAAATGCTGACAGGGTCCTCGGAGACAGCGAAACAAGCGTCCTCGAAACCCGTGGCGAACCCGACCCACAGCATCCCGCCCATGAAATCCGTTCCGAACAAGAAGCAGCAGTTCAAGCTGTACGAGCGGAGGACGAACTCCCTAAAGAACAACCTCAACATCAACCCCCTCACCTCGTTTTTCTCGCCTCGAAAACCCGACATGCTCTCCCCCAGCATCCTTGACTTCCCCGCACTCGTCCTCAGCCCCGTCACGCCCCTCATACCCGACCCCTTCGACCGATCCAACGCACCCCCTTCCCTCGACTCTCAAGCTGAAGATAAAGCCATCAAAGAGAAgggtttcttcttgcacccttcgcCTGCTTCTACTCCCAGAGACGCCGAACCTCGCTTGCTCCCTCTCTTCCCCACCACCTCTCCCAGAGCCTCaggtccttcttcttcttcttctaccgCTGCTTCTTGA